From a region of the Micropterus dolomieu isolate WLL.071019.BEF.003 ecotype Adirondacks linkage group LG21, ASM2129224v1, whole genome shotgun sequence genome:
- the camsap1b gene encoding calmodulin-regulated spectrin-associated protein 1-B isoform X2 codes for MDVDLSAGGDSTRRKVDLTGVAEGTMDVVPLEMYDSARAKIAANLRWLFAKAYGIDHIPEDLRDPFYTDQYDQEHIKPPVIRLLLSCELYCRVCALILKTEQAASLQSHLSVIQSLSRKGIYVVESDDTPVTDEDLACMPIKMSAHIPMIDALMMAYTVEMISIEKVVASVKRFSTFSASKELPFDLEDAMVFWINKVNMKMREITEREHKVKHHPLESPSHQKVRYRREHSSGRQLPFFPLLEDLMRDVCDGAALLTVVHCYCPDLMKLEDICLKEVPSIADSLYNIQLLREFANEYLNKSFYLTTEDMLYSPLVLKHNVMVFIAELFWWFETVKPEFVQPRDLQEFKDARAIAQPKSARPSVPISNATKRSFLASPGVADNQSSPEVCNSKGGPTFSPSHPLLPLRQRQQKQQGEDGASLRNRSNSLTQMDGQPRGSVVAWPDKRQRPLSTLGPYMFHSATDSDADVASGDSVSLARSISKDSLASNVVNVTPKHQTSVLQPSQAAMRRVNGHGLLGNVNIKDEEETMVAVARTDGPVIPKRVDGTQAAATVGPKPSTESKPAPDSFYLEPLMPAVLKTAKEKSVCLNKEEESGEGPHSLGRGSLRQGDGSTSAVRRKAPCSLNQTFSSPCEEAHLSEEPSEGQAGFRPIVTSSVDPSSREPAGGFYLHTDSEEPKSGQALDTELEDMDEEEIEDLDEAVTIKNPSWPRNTFNDEEEESAKLQEDMNVKEHEDKDINGGSGHSSPCLSAHSQASSMASGSVRMTSFAERKAQQQRFGSNHDLRSSASSSQRTTPDGSESSGPLPSSWRLKRDQSPSSPLGGCSRTGDGSGGGANVLASELVQLRMQLEEKRRAIEHQKKKMEVLSARQRQKLGKAAFLHIVKKGGGKSDTLPNPLKADICKDELSGEKEPSSKDDMCVEALRGGKDGQGTAPPGALEAEKKGTSGSFYLEEELDLNECSRSIELLNDAIGSIQQQMMQLSLQQEMLMKQNVQSPSSATPPPLTSDKNGDSKSGASFHFVEHHSGTSTAPTRKPPKLSSGRGSKSKPSELKIAKEQSRQASRTITPTQSGSETLSHPRQFAGGRSPRADFPDSPKNPTAGETIDRPGSGHIRSANFRLHDEANMRLPTRVDLTALGAPEVSFDECLSSTMRESELNSSDGSGKENIPSEEMQRNKTHLIEVDLSVLKAPEEEDTAVDRTTEGDDGEQKSVMGFFFKDEQKAEDELAKKRAAFLLKQQKKAEEARLRKQQLEAESELKRDEARRKAEEDRLRKEEEKTRRELIKQEYLRRKQQEMLEEQGLVKPKTPKPKQKHRPKTVFREESSSDNFSKGSSTPDNLSNAQSGSSLSLASAATNEADSVNSGGAGSQRCDSVESFPGSRNTSRTAERDWDNGSTASSITSMAEYTGPKLFKEPSAKSNKPIIHNAISHCCLAGKVNEPQKNQILEELDKCESNHLMILFRDGGCQFRALYSYFPDTEEIQKLTGTGPKSISKKMIDKLYKYSSDRKQFTVIPAKTVSVSVDALTIHNHLWQAKRGAVPKKSGK; via the exons atGGATGTTGATTTGAGTGCTGGCGGGGACAGTACCAGGAGAAAAGTGGATTTGACTGGGGTTGCTGAAGGCACAATGGACGTTGTACCATTGGAGATGTATGACTCGGCCAGAGCAAAGATAGCTGCCAACCTGCGGTGGCTGTTTGCCAAAGCCTATGGTATTG ACCATATTCCAGAAGACTTAAGGGACCCATTCTACACAGACCAGTATGACCAGGAGCACATCAAGCCGCCTGTCATCCGCCTGCTGCTGTCCTGCGAGCTCTACTGCCGTGTCTGCGCCCTCATCCTCAAGACGGAGCAAGCAGCGTCTCTTCAGTCCCACCTGTCCGTCATCCAGTCTCTGTCCAGGAAGGGGATATATGTTGTGGAAAGTGACGATACCCCCGTCACAGATGAAGACCTGGCCTGTATGCCCATCAAAATG AGTGCTCACATACCCATGATCGATGCCCTGATGATGGCTTACACAGTGGAGATGATCAGCATCGAGAAAGTGGTGGCCTCTGTCAAGCGCTTCTCTACCTTCAGTGCCTCCAAGGAGCTTCCCTTTGACTTGGAGGACGCTATGGTCTTCTGGATCAACAAG GTGAACATGAAGATGAGGGAGATTACAGAGAGGGAGCACAAAGTCAAGCACCACCCCCTGGAGTCCCCGAGCCACCAAAAG GTACGGTATCGTCGGGAGCACTCTTCAGGCCGACAGCTGCCCTTCTTCCCACTGCTGGAAGACCTGATGAGGGATGTTTGTGACGGAGCTGCACTGCTCACCGTGGTCCACTGCTACTGCCCAGACCTCATGAAGCTGGAAG ATATTTGCCTGAAGGAAGTACCATCCATTGCTGATAGCCTGTACAACATTCAGCTACTCAGAGAGTTTGCCAACGAGTATCTGAATAAAAGTTTCTATCTGACGACGGAGGACATGCTCTACTCGCCTCTCGTGCTCAAG CACAATGTGATGGTGTTTATTGCTGAACTCTTCTGGTGGTTCGAGACCGTCAAGCCAGAGTTTGTCCAGCCTAGAGATCTCCAGGAGTTCAAAGACG cTCGAGCCATAGCTCAGCCCAAGAGTGCCCGCCCGTCAGTGCCTATCTCTAACGCCACCAAGCGCAGCTTCCTGGCCAGCCCTGGTGTGGCCGATAACCAGAGCAGCCCAGAAGTCTGTAACAG TAAAGGGGGTCCAACCTTCAGTCCTTCGCACCCACTCCTGCCCCTCCGACAGAGGCAACAAAAGCAGCAAGGAGAAGATGGTGCAA GTCTCAGAAACCGCTCCAACTCCCTGACTCAGATGGATGGACAACCCCGAGGCTCTGTTGTTGCATGGCCCGACAAGAGGCAGAG ACCACTGTCCACACTGGGTCCCTACATGTTTCATTCAGCCACAGACAGTGATGCAGATGTTGCTTCTGGCGACAGTGTGAGTCTGGCTCGTTCCATAAGCAAGGACAGCCTGGCGTCAAACGTTGTCAACGTGACACCCAAACACCAGACTTCTGTCCTCCAGCCTTCACAGGCTGCGATGCGCAGAGTCAACGGCCATGGTCTCCTGGGCAATGTCAACATTAAGGATGAGGAAGAAACTATGGTGGCAGTTGCCAGGACTGATGGTCCCGTCATCCCCAAACGGGTTGACGGGACGCAAGCAGCTGCCACGGTGGGACCCAAACCTTCCACTGAGTCCAAACCTGCACCAGATAGCTTTTACCTAGAACCACTGATGCCTGCCGTGCTCAAAACGGCTAAAGAGAAGTCTGTATGCCtaaacaaggaggaggagagcggtGAGGGGCCGCACTCTTTGGGAAGGGGCTCTCTACGCCAAGGAGATGGATCTACATCGGCCGTTCGTAGAAAAGCTCCCTGCAGCCTGAACCAAACATTTTCTTCACCGTGTGAGGAGGCACACTTGTCCGAGGAGCCTTCAGAAGGTCAGGCAGGTTTCAGGCCCATTGTTACCAGCAGTGTGGACCCCTCATCCAGAGAGCCTGCTGGGGGTTTCTACCTGCATACAGATTCTGAGGAACCAAAGTCTGGCCAGGCCCTGGACACTGAGCTGGAAGACATGGATGAGGAAGAGATAGAGGATCTGGATGAAGCTGTTACCATTAAAAACCCCAGCTGGCCCAGGAACACCTTTAacgatgaagaagaagaatcagcCAAACTCCAAGAGGACATGAATGTGAAAGAGCACGAGGACAAAGACATAAACGGTGGCAGTGGCCACTCCAGCCCCTGTCTCAGCGCTCACTCCCAGGCCAGCAGCATGGCCAGTGGCAGTGTGCGCATGACCTCCTTTGCTGAGCGCAAAGCCCAGCAACAGCGCTTTGGCAGCAACCACGACCTACGCTCCAGTGCCTCCAGCTCCCAAAGGACCACTCCAGATGGATCGGAGAGCAGTGGGCCCCTGCCTTCCTCCTGGAGGCTTAAAAGAGACCAGAGCCCCTCTTCACCATTGGGAGGATGCTCTCGTACAGGGgatggtagtggtggtggtgctaATGTACTGGCTTCTGAACTTGTCCAGCTCCGTATGCAGTTGGAGGAGAAGCGACGTGCCATTGAGcaccagaagaagaagatggaaGTGCTGTCTGCGAGGCAGAGGCAGAAGCTGGGAAAGGCAGCCTTTCTCCACATCGTAAAGAAAGGTGGAGGCAAGAGTGACACATTACCAAACCCACTTAAAGCTGACATCTGTAAAGATGAGCTCAGTGGGGAGAAAGAACCATCAAGTAAAGATGATATGTGTGTTGAAGCCTTGAGGGGGGGCAAAGATGGGCAGGGAACCGCCCCACCAGGTGCCTTAGAAGCAGAGAAGAAAGGGACCAGTGGAAGCTTCTATCTAGAAGAAGAGTTGGACCTGAATGAGTGCAGCCGCTCCATCGAGCTGTTGAACGACGCCATCGGCAGCATCCAGcaacagatgatgcagctgtcaCTGCAGCAGGAGATGTTGATGAAACAGAATGTACAGTCCCCCTCTAGTgctacacctcctcctctcaccaGCGACAAAAACGGTGACTCTAAGTCGGGGGCAAGTTTCCACTTTGTGGAGCACCACTCCGGCACTAGCACTGCCCCCACCAGGAAACCCCCCAAGCTGAGCTCCGGTCGGGGCTCCAAGTCAAAACCATCAGAGCTAAAGATAGCCAAGGAACAGAGCCGGCAGGCATCAAGGACCATCACCCCCACCCAGAGTGGGTCAGAGACATTGTCACACCCAAGGCAGTTCGCTGGGGGCAGGTCCCCCAGGGCCGACTTCCCCGACAGCCCCAAAAACCCCACAGCAGGAGAGACAATCGACAGGCCGGGCTCTGGCCACATTCGGAGCGCCAACTTCCGCCTTCACGACGAGGCAAACATGCGTCTGCCGACTAGAGTGGACCTGACGGCACTGGGTGCCCCAGAAGTGTCCTTTGACGAGTGCCTGTCCAGCACCATGAGAGAGTCTGAGCTTAATTCTTCAGACGGTTCAGGGAAAGAAAATATCCCATCAGAGGAGATGCAGCGCAACAAAACCCATCTAATTGAGGTTGATCTGTCAGTGCTGAAAGCTCCTGAGGAAGAGGATACTGCTGTGGACAGAACGACAGAAGGAGATGATGGGGAGCAGAAGTCAGTCATGGGCTTCTTCTTCAAG GATGAGCAGAAGGCAGAGGACGAGCTTGCTAAGAAGAGAGCAGCGTTCTTgctgaagcagcagaagaaaGCTGAGGAGGCTCGACTCCGTAAACAACAACTAGAGGCAGAATCTGAGCTCAAACGAGACGAAGCCAG gCGGAAGGCTGAGGAGGACCGCTTGCgtaaagaggaggagaaaacacGGCGGGAGCTGATAAAGCAGGAATATCTGCGCAGGAAGCAGCAGGAGATGTTAGAGGAGCAAGGCCTAGTCAAGCCCAAAACCCCCAAACCGAAACAGAAACATAGACCCAAGACTGTCTTCAGAGAGGAATCCTCCAGTGATAATTTCTCCAAGGGCTCTTCCACAC CTGACAACCTGAGCAATGCCCAGTCAGGCTCCAGTCTGTCCCTGGCCTCTGCTGCGACTAATGAGGCCGACAGCGTCAACTCTGGAGGGGCTGGCTCCCAGCG CTGTGACTCTGTGGAGTCTTTTCCAGGCAGTCGTAACACCAGTCGAACTGCAGAAAGAGACTGGGACAATGGCTCCACAGCATCTTCTATCACTTCTATGGCTGAATATACCG GTCCCAAACTATTCAAGGAGCCAAGCGCCAAGTCAAATAAGCCAATCATCCACAACGCAATCTCCCACTGCTGCCTGGCTGGCAAAGTCAACGAGCCTCAGAAGAACCAGATCCTAGAG GAGTTGGACAAGTGTGAATCCAACCATCTGATGATCTTGTTTCGTGACGGGGGCTGCCAGTTCCGGGCGCTCTACTCGTACTTCCCCGACACCGAAGAGATACAAAAGCTGACGGGCACAGGACCCAAGAGCATCAGCAAGAAGATGATTGACAAGCTGTACAAGTACAGCTCAGACCGAAAGCAGTTCACCGTCATCCCTGCCAAGACTGTGTCAGTCAGTGTGGACGCCCTGACTATCCACAACCACCTGTGGCAGGCCAAAAGAGGTGCTGTGCCAAAGAAAAGCGGGAAATAG
- the camsap1b gene encoding calmodulin-regulated spectrin-associated protein 1-B isoform X1 produces MDVDLSAGGDSTRRKVDLTGVAEGTMDVVPLEMYDSARAKIAANLRWLFAKAYGIDHIPEDLRDPFYTDQYDQEHIKPPVIRLLLSCELYCRVCALILKTEQAASLQSHLSVIQSLSRKGIYVVESDDTPVTDEDLACMPIKMSAHIPMIDALMMAYTVEMISIEKVVASVKRFSTFSASKELPFDLEDAMVFWINKVNMKMREITEREHKVKHHPLESPSHQKVRYRREHSSGRQLPFFPLLEDLMRDVCDGAALLTVVHCYCPDLMKLEDICLKEVPSIADSLYNIQLLREFANEYLNKSFYLTTEDMLYSPLVLKHNVMVFIAELFWWFETVKPEFVQPRDLQEFKDARAIAQPKSARPSVPISNATKRSFLASPGVADNQSSPEVCNRYFLHPEDTDPLKGGPTFSPSHPLLPLRQRQQKQQGEDGASLRNRSNSLTQMDGQPRGSVVAWPDKRQRPLSTLGPYMFHSATDSDADVASGDSVSLARSISKDSLASNVVNVTPKHQTSVLQPSQAAMRRVNGHGLLGNVNIKDEEETMVAVARTDGPVIPKRVDGTQAAATVGPKPSTESKPAPDSFYLEPLMPAVLKTAKEKSVCLNKEEESGEGPHSLGRGSLRQGDGSTSAVRRKAPCSLNQTFSSPCEEAHLSEEPSEGQAGFRPIVTSSVDPSSREPAGGFYLHTDSEEPKSGQALDTELEDMDEEEIEDLDEAVTIKNPSWPRNTFNDEEEESAKLQEDMNVKEHEDKDINGGSGHSSPCLSAHSQASSMASGSVRMTSFAERKAQQQRFGSNHDLRSSASSSQRTTPDGSESSGPLPSSWRLKRDQSPSSPLGGCSRTGDGSGGGANVLASELVQLRMQLEEKRRAIEHQKKKMEVLSARQRQKLGKAAFLHIVKKGGGKSDTLPNPLKADICKDELSGEKEPSSKDDMCVEALRGGKDGQGTAPPGALEAEKKGTSGSFYLEEELDLNECSRSIELLNDAIGSIQQQMMQLSLQQEMLMKQNVQSPSSATPPPLTSDKNGDSKSGASFHFVEHHSGTSTAPTRKPPKLSSGRGSKSKPSELKIAKEQSRQASRTITPTQSGSETLSHPRQFAGGRSPRADFPDSPKNPTAGETIDRPGSGHIRSANFRLHDEANMRLPTRVDLTALGAPEVSFDECLSSTMRESELNSSDGSGKENIPSEEMQRNKTHLIEVDLSVLKAPEEEDTAVDRTTEGDDGEQKSVMGFFFKDEQKAEDELAKKRAAFLLKQQKKAEEARLRKQQLEAESELKRDEARRKAEEDRLRKEEEKTRRELIKQEYLRRKQQEMLEEQGLVKPKTPKPKQKHRPKTVFREESSSDNFSKGSSTPDNLSNAQSGSSLSLASAATNEADSVNSGGAGSQRCDSVESFPGSRNTSRTAERDWDNGSTASSITSMAEYTGPKLFKEPSAKSNKPIIHNAISHCCLAGKVNEPQKNQILEELDKCESNHLMILFRDGGCQFRALYSYFPDTEEIQKLTGTGPKSISKKMIDKLYKYSSDRKQFTVIPAKTVSVSVDALTIHNHLWQAKRGAVPKKSGK; encoded by the exons atGGATGTTGATTTGAGTGCTGGCGGGGACAGTACCAGGAGAAAAGTGGATTTGACTGGGGTTGCTGAAGGCACAATGGACGTTGTACCATTGGAGATGTATGACTCGGCCAGAGCAAAGATAGCTGCCAACCTGCGGTGGCTGTTTGCCAAAGCCTATGGTATTG ACCATATTCCAGAAGACTTAAGGGACCCATTCTACACAGACCAGTATGACCAGGAGCACATCAAGCCGCCTGTCATCCGCCTGCTGCTGTCCTGCGAGCTCTACTGCCGTGTCTGCGCCCTCATCCTCAAGACGGAGCAAGCAGCGTCTCTTCAGTCCCACCTGTCCGTCATCCAGTCTCTGTCCAGGAAGGGGATATATGTTGTGGAAAGTGACGATACCCCCGTCACAGATGAAGACCTGGCCTGTATGCCCATCAAAATG AGTGCTCACATACCCATGATCGATGCCCTGATGATGGCTTACACAGTGGAGATGATCAGCATCGAGAAAGTGGTGGCCTCTGTCAAGCGCTTCTCTACCTTCAGTGCCTCCAAGGAGCTTCCCTTTGACTTGGAGGACGCTATGGTCTTCTGGATCAACAAG GTGAACATGAAGATGAGGGAGATTACAGAGAGGGAGCACAAAGTCAAGCACCACCCCCTGGAGTCCCCGAGCCACCAAAAG GTACGGTATCGTCGGGAGCACTCTTCAGGCCGACAGCTGCCCTTCTTCCCACTGCTGGAAGACCTGATGAGGGATGTTTGTGACGGAGCTGCACTGCTCACCGTGGTCCACTGCTACTGCCCAGACCTCATGAAGCTGGAAG ATATTTGCCTGAAGGAAGTACCATCCATTGCTGATAGCCTGTACAACATTCAGCTACTCAGAGAGTTTGCCAACGAGTATCTGAATAAAAGTTTCTATCTGACGACGGAGGACATGCTCTACTCGCCTCTCGTGCTCAAG CACAATGTGATGGTGTTTATTGCTGAACTCTTCTGGTGGTTCGAGACCGTCAAGCCAGAGTTTGTCCAGCCTAGAGATCTCCAGGAGTTCAAAGACG cTCGAGCCATAGCTCAGCCCAAGAGTGCCCGCCCGTCAGTGCCTATCTCTAACGCCACCAAGCGCAGCTTCCTGGCCAGCCCTGGTGTGGCCGATAACCAGAGCAGCCCAGAAGTCTGTAACAGGTACTTCCTGCACCCTGAAGACACAGATCCCCT TAAAGGGGGTCCAACCTTCAGTCCTTCGCACCCACTCCTGCCCCTCCGACAGAGGCAACAAAAGCAGCAAGGAGAAGATGGTGCAA GTCTCAGAAACCGCTCCAACTCCCTGACTCAGATGGATGGACAACCCCGAGGCTCTGTTGTTGCATGGCCCGACAAGAGGCAGAG ACCACTGTCCACACTGGGTCCCTACATGTTTCATTCAGCCACAGACAGTGATGCAGATGTTGCTTCTGGCGACAGTGTGAGTCTGGCTCGTTCCATAAGCAAGGACAGCCTGGCGTCAAACGTTGTCAACGTGACACCCAAACACCAGACTTCTGTCCTCCAGCCTTCACAGGCTGCGATGCGCAGAGTCAACGGCCATGGTCTCCTGGGCAATGTCAACATTAAGGATGAGGAAGAAACTATGGTGGCAGTTGCCAGGACTGATGGTCCCGTCATCCCCAAACGGGTTGACGGGACGCAAGCAGCTGCCACGGTGGGACCCAAACCTTCCACTGAGTCCAAACCTGCACCAGATAGCTTTTACCTAGAACCACTGATGCCTGCCGTGCTCAAAACGGCTAAAGAGAAGTCTGTATGCCtaaacaaggaggaggagagcggtGAGGGGCCGCACTCTTTGGGAAGGGGCTCTCTACGCCAAGGAGATGGATCTACATCGGCCGTTCGTAGAAAAGCTCCCTGCAGCCTGAACCAAACATTTTCTTCACCGTGTGAGGAGGCACACTTGTCCGAGGAGCCTTCAGAAGGTCAGGCAGGTTTCAGGCCCATTGTTACCAGCAGTGTGGACCCCTCATCCAGAGAGCCTGCTGGGGGTTTCTACCTGCATACAGATTCTGAGGAACCAAAGTCTGGCCAGGCCCTGGACACTGAGCTGGAAGACATGGATGAGGAAGAGATAGAGGATCTGGATGAAGCTGTTACCATTAAAAACCCCAGCTGGCCCAGGAACACCTTTAacgatgaagaagaagaatcagcCAAACTCCAAGAGGACATGAATGTGAAAGAGCACGAGGACAAAGACATAAACGGTGGCAGTGGCCACTCCAGCCCCTGTCTCAGCGCTCACTCCCAGGCCAGCAGCATGGCCAGTGGCAGTGTGCGCATGACCTCCTTTGCTGAGCGCAAAGCCCAGCAACAGCGCTTTGGCAGCAACCACGACCTACGCTCCAGTGCCTCCAGCTCCCAAAGGACCACTCCAGATGGATCGGAGAGCAGTGGGCCCCTGCCTTCCTCCTGGAGGCTTAAAAGAGACCAGAGCCCCTCTTCACCATTGGGAGGATGCTCTCGTACAGGGgatggtagtggtggtggtgctaATGTACTGGCTTCTGAACTTGTCCAGCTCCGTATGCAGTTGGAGGAGAAGCGACGTGCCATTGAGcaccagaagaagaagatggaaGTGCTGTCTGCGAGGCAGAGGCAGAAGCTGGGAAAGGCAGCCTTTCTCCACATCGTAAAGAAAGGTGGAGGCAAGAGTGACACATTACCAAACCCACTTAAAGCTGACATCTGTAAAGATGAGCTCAGTGGGGAGAAAGAACCATCAAGTAAAGATGATATGTGTGTTGAAGCCTTGAGGGGGGGCAAAGATGGGCAGGGAACCGCCCCACCAGGTGCCTTAGAAGCAGAGAAGAAAGGGACCAGTGGAAGCTTCTATCTAGAAGAAGAGTTGGACCTGAATGAGTGCAGCCGCTCCATCGAGCTGTTGAACGACGCCATCGGCAGCATCCAGcaacagatgatgcagctgtcaCTGCAGCAGGAGATGTTGATGAAACAGAATGTACAGTCCCCCTCTAGTgctacacctcctcctctcaccaGCGACAAAAACGGTGACTCTAAGTCGGGGGCAAGTTTCCACTTTGTGGAGCACCACTCCGGCACTAGCACTGCCCCCACCAGGAAACCCCCCAAGCTGAGCTCCGGTCGGGGCTCCAAGTCAAAACCATCAGAGCTAAAGATAGCCAAGGAACAGAGCCGGCAGGCATCAAGGACCATCACCCCCACCCAGAGTGGGTCAGAGACATTGTCACACCCAAGGCAGTTCGCTGGGGGCAGGTCCCCCAGGGCCGACTTCCCCGACAGCCCCAAAAACCCCACAGCAGGAGAGACAATCGACAGGCCGGGCTCTGGCCACATTCGGAGCGCCAACTTCCGCCTTCACGACGAGGCAAACATGCGTCTGCCGACTAGAGTGGACCTGACGGCACTGGGTGCCCCAGAAGTGTCCTTTGACGAGTGCCTGTCCAGCACCATGAGAGAGTCTGAGCTTAATTCTTCAGACGGTTCAGGGAAAGAAAATATCCCATCAGAGGAGATGCAGCGCAACAAAACCCATCTAATTGAGGTTGATCTGTCAGTGCTGAAAGCTCCTGAGGAAGAGGATACTGCTGTGGACAGAACGACAGAAGGAGATGATGGGGAGCAGAAGTCAGTCATGGGCTTCTTCTTCAAG GATGAGCAGAAGGCAGAGGACGAGCTTGCTAAGAAGAGAGCAGCGTTCTTgctgaagcagcagaagaaaGCTGAGGAGGCTCGACTCCGTAAACAACAACTAGAGGCAGAATCTGAGCTCAAACGAGACGAAGCCAG gCGGAAGGCTGAGGAGGACCGCTTGCgtaaagaggaggagaaaacacGGCGGGAGCTGATAAAGCAGGAATATCTGCGCAGGAAGCAGCAGGAGATGTTAGAGGAGCAAGGCCTAGTCAAGCCCAAAACCCCCAAACCGAAACAGAAACATAGACCCAAGACTGTCTTCAGAGAGGAATCCTCCAGTGATAATTTCTCCAAGGGCTCTTCCACAC CTGACAACCTGAGCAATGCCCAGTCAGGCTCCAGTCTGTCCCTGGCCTCTGCTGCGACTAATGAGGCCGACAGCGTCAACTCTGGAGGGGCTGGCTCCCAGCG CTGTGACTCTGTGGAGTCTTTTCCAGGCAGTCGTAACACCAGTCGAACTGCAGAAAGAGACTGGGACAATGGCTCCACAGCATCTTCTATCACTTCTATGGCTGAATATACCG GTCCCAAACTATTCAAGGAGCCAAGCGCCAAGTCAAATAAGCCAATCATCCACAACGCAATCTCCCACTGCTGCCTGGCTGGCAAAGTCAACGAGCCTCAGAAGAACCAGATCCTAGAG GAGTTGGACAAGTGTGAATCCAACCATCTGATGATCTTGTTTCGTGACGGGGGCTGCCAGTTCCGGGCGCTCTACTCGTACTTCCCCGACACCGAAGAGATACAAAAGCTGACGGGCACAGGACCCAAGAGCATCAGCAAGAAGATGATTGACAAGCTGTACAAGTACAGCTCAGACCGAAAGCAGTTCACCGTCATCCCTGCCAAGACTGTGTCAGTCAGTGTGGACGCCCTGACTATCCACAACCACCTGTGGCAGGCCAAAAGAGGTGCTGTGCCAAAGAAAAGCGGGAAATAG